CCCAGCGCAAACGAACTGCGCTCGCTCGCGGCCAGGCTGCTGCCGACCGCCCCGAGCAGCACGACGGTGTCCAGATACACGTGCGGATTGAGCAGCGACAGCGCCAGCACGGTTGCCAGCGCCGCGCCCAGCGTCTGCGCCTGCGCAGCTGCGTCGCCGGACAGGGTCGCGCCGCCACGCCAGCTGCTCGACCAGCAGCGCAGCCCGTACCAGACCAAAAACGCGGCGCCGCCGTAGCGCGCCAGCGGCATCAGGATCGGCGACGCTTCGATCAGCGCGCCCAGGCCACTGGTGCCGGCCGCGATCAGGATCGCATCGACGACGATGCAGGTCGCGACTGTCGGCAGTACGTGCCGGCCCCGCACTGCAGTGCGCAGCACGTGCGCGTTCTGGGCACCGATGCCCATGATGAGACCAGCGCCCAGCCCCAGCCCCTGAAGATAGATCTGTTGCGAGAACATGGCAGCCTCCTGGCGAAAGCCGCCACTATTCCAGCCCATGGACTCGACTTCAATTATATTCATGATTATTCAGGCCACGTAAGAAGCGCTAATCATGAAGCTCGACCCTCGCCGCAGCGCCGCCTTCCTGGCCGCCATTGACGCCGGCAGCCTGGAAGCCGCCGCCGCCCAGCTCAGAATCACGCCGTCGGCCGTCTCGCAGCGCATCTCGGCGCTGGAGCAGGACATGGGCACGCCGCTGCTGGTGCGCAGCCGGCCCTGCCGCCCCACCGCACCCGGCGCGCGGCTGCTGCAATACCTGCGCCGC
This is a stretch of genomic DNA from Oxalobacteraceae sp. CFBP 8761. It encodes these proteins:
- a CDS encoding amino acid transporter — encoded protein: MFSQQIYLQGLGLGAGLIMGIGAQNAHVLRTAVRGRHVLPTVATCIVVDAILIAAGTSGLGALIEASPILMPLARYGGAAFLVWYGLRCWSSSWRGGATLSGDAAAQAQTLGAALATVLALSLLNPHVYLDTVVLLGAVGSSLAASERSSFALGAITASALWFSAIGLGARRFASTLARPGVWRVIEALTGAVMLVLAVLLVVDA